The following proteins come from a genomic window of Streptomyces sp. Sge12:
- a CDS encoding DUF350 domain-containing protein, giving the protein MSDIINGLGRTSAYGALGLVLLILGIVLVDVLTPGKLPKQIWEERNRNAALFLSSALLGIGGIVFTSIWTTYSDFGKGLLSTAAFGVLGLILMAVAFLVLDLVTPGKLGAIVVDPQPHPAVWVSAACNLAVAAIVAASIA; this is encoded by the coding sequence ATGAGCGACATCATCAATGGACTTGGCCGCACCAGCGCCTACGGCGCCCTGGGCCTGGTCCTGCTGATCCTCGGCATCGTCCTCGTGGACGTGCTGACGCCCGGGAAGCTTCCCAAGCAGATCTGGGAAGAGCGCAACCGCAATGCGGCCCTCTTCCTCAGCTCCGCGCTCCTCGGCATCGGCGGCATCGTCTTCACCTCGATCTGGACGACGTACTCGGACTTCGGCAAGGGCCTGCTGTCCACCGCGGCCTTCGGCGTCCTCGGCCTGATCCTGATGGCGGTGGCCTTCCTCGTCCTCGACCTGGTGACCCCGGGCAAGCTCGGCGCCATCGTCGTCGACCCGCAGCCCCACCCGGCGGTCTGGGTCTCGGCGGCCTGCAACCTCGCCGTCGCGGCGATCGTCGCCGCCTCGATCGCCTGA
- a CDS encoding acyltransferase family protein produces the protein MSATAMALAPLRKAASRIDRHTPAHRDRAIDGLRALALLAVPTGHWLLGGFTLDADGGLHNASPLSALGGLAPASWVLQMLGIFFLVGGYASALSFGRRTGPVRAWLKGRVVRLGRPVLGVTAVWALAAPVLYAAGVPEATLRTGATLVIQPLWFVGVYVVVTALTPYCVRAARRLGGLSAAPLIGTVAVVDFLRYGPFADSVPSWLALVNILPGWLFAYQLGVCWGERRIGRRGAWLLLAGGALLFAALLAVFHYPASMVGVPGAARTNSHPPSLLVLALASAQSGAAILLRERLAKLLARPALWAPVVVINLSAMTILCWHQSAMLAAAVPGSFAGELAGLTTAPDGPAWIAARLAWMPVFAVLFVGIARYARRFESPPREGRGASALRRTVAGLLAAGFAVFALGLA, from the coding sequence ATGAGTGCCACCGCCATGGCCCTGGCCCCGCTGCGCAAGGCTGCCTCCCGCATCGACCGCCACACCCCTGCCCACCGCGACCGGGCGATCGACGGTCTGCGCGCCCTGGCGCTGCTGGCCGTACCCACCGGCCACTGGCTGCTGGGCGGTTTCACCCTCGACGCCGACGGCGGCCTGCACAACGCCAGCCCGCTGTCGGCCCTCGGCGGGCTGGCACCCGCCAGCTGGGTGCTCCAGATGCTCGGCATCTTCTTCCTCGTCGGCGGTTACGCCTCGGCGCTCTCCTTCGGGCGCCGCACCGGGCCGGTGCGCGCCTGGCTGAAGGGCCGCGTCGTGCGGCTGGGGCGGCCGGTGCTGGGGGTCACCGCGGTGTGGGCGCTGGCCGCGCCCGTGCTGTACGCGGCCGGGGTGCCGGAGGCAACGCTGCGGACCGGGGCGACGCTGGTGATCCAACCGCTGTGGTTCGTGGGGGTGTACGTGGTGGTGACCGCACTGACCCCGTACTGCGTGCGGGCGGCGCGGCGCCTCGGCGGTCTGTCCGCCGCCCCGCTGATCGGCACGGTCGCCGTCGTGGACTTCCTGCGCTACGGGCCGTTCGCCGACTCCGTACCCTCCTGGCTCGCGCTGGTGAACATCCTGCCGGGCTGGCTGTTCGCGTACCAGCTCGGCGTCTGCTGGGGCGAGCGGCGGATCGGGCGGCGCGGGGCCTGGCTGCTGCTGGCGGGCGGGGCGCTGCTGTTCGCGGCGCTGCTGGCGGTCTTCCACTATCCGGCGTCGATGGTGGGCGTACCGGGTGCGGCACGGACCAACTCCCACCCGCCGTCGCTCCTGGTACTGGCCCTGGCCTCGGCGCAGTCGGGTGCGGCGATCCTGCTGCGCGAACGGCTGGCGAAGCTGCTGGCCCGGCCGGCCCTGTGGGCTCCCGTGGTCGTGATCAACCTGTCCGCCATGACGATCCTGTGCTGGCACCAGAGCGCCATGCTGGCGGCGGCCGTGCCCGGCTCGTTCGCGGGTGAACTGGCCGGGCTCACGACGGCGCCGGACGGCCCGGCCTGGATCGCGGCGCGGCTGGCCTGGATGCCGGTGTTCGCGGTGCTGTTCGTCGGGATCGCCCGGTATGCCCGGCGGTTCGAGAGCCCGCCGCGGGAGGGGCGCGGGGCGAGTGCGCTGCGCCGGACCGTGGCCGGGCTGCTGGCTGCGGGGTTCGCGGTGTTCGCGCTGGGACTGGCCTGA
- a CDS encoding AEC family transporter, with product MGDTGMGTAAALEKLVPVLLAFGGGVLLARRKIVPAEASKVFSDYAFLFAVPCYLFGNIYASDLGALFNWRAIGGYAGAAALAVVVVAVAAVAHGLREPRDVALRVMAGVQVNTAYFAVPVFITVFGTAAPIFPILLFQVCVLSLVVIALMELGRAGPAAGGPGRRLARAVGASLATPLVLACNAGILLNLLSVRVPAVVLDGAAFVGDSASPVALFALGLHLGGLGLHLRGTTREEFALIAFKCLAFPLLTWAVCGLLVDVRGEWLAYLVLIAAMPTPQNLFIFAQRYDVGVDLSASIVIKSSLVSLLLLPLWLQTVAP from the coding sequence ATGGGGGATACGGGCATGGGCACCGCGGCGGCGTTGGAGAAACTGGTGCCGGTGCTGCTGGCCTTCGGCGGCGGGGTGCTGCTCGCCCGCCGGAAGATCGTCCCGGCCGAAGCGTCGAAGGTCTTCTCCGACTACGCGTTCCTCTTCGCCGTCCCCTGCTACCTGTTCGGCAACATCTACGCGAGCGACCTCGGAGCCCTGTTCAACTGGCGGGCGATCGGCGGGTACGCCGGAGCCGCGGCCCTCGCCGTGGTGGTGGTGGCCGTGGCGGCCGTCGCCCACGGTCTGCGCGAGCCGCGCGACGTGGCGCTGCGCGTGATGGCCGGTGTCCAGGTGAACACCGCCTACTTCGCCGTCCCCGTCTTCATCACGGTGTTCGGGACGGCGGCGCCGATCTTCCCGATCCTGCTGTTCCAGGTCTGCGTGCTGTCCCTGGTCGTCATCGCCCTCATGGAGCTCGGCCGGGCCGGTCCCGCGGCCGGCGGCCCGGGCCGCCGCCTCGCCCGGGCCGTCGGCGCCTCGCTCGCCACCCCGCTGGTCCTCGCCTGCAACGCGGGGATCCTGCTCAACCTGCTCTCGGTACGGGTCCCGGCCGTGGTGCTGGACGGCGCCGCGTTCGTCGGGGACAGCGCCTCCCCGGTGGCCCTGTTCGCCCTCGGCCTCCACCTGGGCGGCCTCGGCCTCCACCTGCGGGGCACCACGCGCGAGGAATTCGCCCTCATCGCCTTCAAGTGCCTGGCGTTCCCGCTGCTCACCTGGGCGGTGTGCGGACTGCTCGTCGACGTGCGGGGCGAGTGGCTGGCGTACCTGGTGCTGATCGCCGCGATGCCGACCCCGCAGAACCTCTTCATCTTCGCCCAGCGCTACGACGTGGGCGTCGACCTCTCCGCCTCGATCGTGATCAAGAGCTCGCTCGTGTCGCTTCTGCTGCTGCCCCTGTGGCTGCAAACTGTTGCGCCATGA
- a CDS encoding GNAT family N-acetyltransferase yields MVKVRAARPAEAQDLTGLVMRSKAHWGYDAGFLAACAQELRIRAGDMTDRRIVVAESDLGEVLGVASLEGAPPLAVLGLLFVEPSAIGRGVGRLLYRDVLRRAAELGVRRLVIDSDPHATGFYRAMGAVASGPGGAGGPGGGPEGGSALVRFEVAPTPLADWARAWTGGGRAVHLGNVGEFNVQFGDATLDRAQRPAHHYACLAAFYSPYPAALVLPRAVPRGWTELVCRQLGWTGVEVYDGLLDGDGTGDRDRGRGRDPGLADAVRARPALAALLTGGGLPLVPWGRTRPFGRLAGRPWRAGELRYESKSAAHGLFARILADGGHPGIVLPRQWRADGRWAAARMLAARTRAGESTVLKSEHGVGGSGTTVLTPARVRAAGGARAVLRRLPRGPLLLEEYVGGPADGTEATGGRGEGGGGGRGGGPRDLTYDGFVDDAGRVHEVGGAVMDVTDGCYRGATVGPGVVPEWAGTSLAAFGAAVGRELADCGYRGWFDVDFVADGQGRLAPTETNLRLTGPSIAFMVAARLDVLRGAGHLVRIADRVELGARLPEAQLDELCAALVRSCAELGAVFVPAIPTGAFEPAPWLGVLVAARSREVLDAAEARVRAEALAVGAMFGPP; encoded by the coding sequence ATGGTAAAGGTCAGGGCCGCGCGACCGGCCGAGGCGCAGGACCTGACCGGGCTGGTGATGCGGTCCAAGGCCCACTGGGGGTACGACGCCGGCTTCCTGGCCGCGTGCGCGCAGGAGCTGCGGATCCGGGCCGGCGACATGACGGACCGCCGCATCGTCGTGGCCGAAAGCGACCTGGGCGAAGTGCTCGGGGTCGCCTCCCTGGAGGGTGCTCCCCCGCTGGCGGTCCTCGGGCTGCTCTTCGTGGAGCCGTCGGCGATCGGGCGGGGCGTGGGCCGGCTCCTGTACCGGGACGTGCTGCGGCGGGCGGCGGAGCTCGGGGTGCGCCGGCTGGTGATCGACTCCGATCCCCACGCGACCGGGTTCTACCGGGCGATGGGGGCGGTCGCGAGCGGGCCGGGCGGCGCGGGCGGGCCGGGCGGCGGCCCCGAAGGCGGGTCGGCCCTGGTCCGGTTCGAGGTGGCGCCCACCCCGCTCGCCGACTGGGCGCGGGCGTGGACCGGCGGCGGACGGGCCGTGCACCTGGGCAATGTCGGTGAGTTCAACGTGCAGTTCGGCGACGCCACCCTGGACCGTGCGCAGCGGCCCGCCCACCACTACGCCTGCCTGGCCGCCTTCTACAGCCCGTACCCGGCCGCGCTGGTGCTGCCGCGTGCGGTGCCGCGGGGCTGGACCGAGCTGGTCTGCCGCCAGTTGGGCTGGACCGGGGTCGAGGTGTACGACGGCCTGCTGGACGGGGACGGGACCGGGGACAGGGACAGGGGCAGGGGCAGGGATCCCGGCCTCGCCGATGCCGTACGGGCCCGGCCGGCGCTGGCCGCGCTGCTGACCGGGGGCGGGCTGCCCCTCGTACCCTGGGGGCGCACCCGGCCGTTCGGGCGGCTGGCGGGCCGGCCGTGGCGGGCCGGGGAGCTCCGCTACGAGTCGAAGTCCGCGGCGCACGGGCTCTTCGCGCGGATCCTGGCGGACGGCGGCCATCCGGGGATCGTGCTCCCGCGGCAGTGGCGGGCCGACGGGCGGTGGGCGGCGGCCCGGATGCTGGCGGCCCGGACCAGGGCGGGCGAGAGCACCGTTCTGAAATCGGAGCACGGTGTCGGGGGTTCGGGCACCACGGTGCTCACCCCCGCACGCGTCCGCGCGGCGGGCGGGGCGCGGGCGGTGCTGCGCCGGCTGCCGCGCGGGCCGCTGCTGCTGGAGGAGTACGTCGGCGGCCCGGCGGACGGGACGGAGGCGACCGGGGGCCGGGGCGAGGGCGGGGGCGGGGGCCGGGGCGGCGGCCCGCGGGACCTGACGTACGACGGCTTCGTCGACGACGCGGGCCGCGTGCACGAGGTGGGCGGGGCGGTGATGGACGTGACGGACGGCTGTTACCGGGGCGCCACGGTGGGGCCCGGGGTGGTGCCCGAGTGGGCCGGCACGTCCCTTGCGGCCTTCGGGGCAGCGGTGGGGCGGGAGCTGGCGGACTGCGGCTACCGCGGCTGGTTCGACGTGGACTTCGTCGCCGACGGGCAGGGGCGCCTCGCGCCGACCGAGACGAACCTGCGGCTGACCGGGCCGTCGATCGCCTTCATGGTGGCGGCCCGGCTCGATGTGCTGCGGGGAGCGGGGCACCTCGTACGGATCGCCGACCGGGTGGAGCTGGGGGCGCGGCTGCCCGAGGCGCAGCTGGACGAGTTGTGTGCGGCCCTGGTGCGGAGCTGCGCGGAGCTCGGGGCGGTGTTCGTCCCCGCGATCCCCACCGGGGCCTTCGAACCGGCGCCCTGGCTGGGTGTGCTGGTGGCCGCGCGCAGCAGGGAGGTGCTGGACGCGGCCGAGGCACGGGTGCGGGCCGAGGCGCTGGCCGTCGGGGCGATGTTCGGCCCGCCGTAG
- a CDS encoding HXXEE domain-containing protein yields the protein MNASTSRSASAPAAGPAISRGAVTLGLLAAWTVHDLEEVATMARWTRTRIPVLRERHPRVPDRIWRRLEAVDGREFATAVGVMGLVVAAASADGYRTGGRSAFYQASLNGFGLHGLVHVAQAAATRGYTPGVVTSPLLVVPFTLWARGRLRRAGVLRPARARDIVSGLALAGAATAASHAVARRIRRAGA from the coding sequence ATGAACGCATCGACCTCCCGTTCCGCCTCCGCCCCGGCCGCAGGCCCCGCGATATCGCGCGGGGCCGTCACCTTGGGACTGCTCGCCGCCTGGACCGTGCACGACCTCGAAGAGGTCGCCACCATGGCGCGCTGGACCCGTACCAGGATCCCCGTCCTGCGCGAGCGCCACCCCCGCGTCCCCGACCGGATCTGGCGCCGTCTGGAAGCCGTCGACGGGCGCGAGTTCGCCACCGCCGTCGGCGTGATGGGGCTGGTGGTCGCGGCCGCCTCCGCCGACGGCTACCGCACCGGCGGACGCTCCGCCTTCTACCAGGCCTCCCTGAACGGCTTCGGCCTGCACGGGCTCGTCCACGTCGCGCAGGCCGCCGCCACCCGGGGCTACACCCCCGGCGTGGTCACCTCGCCGCTGCTCGTGGTCCCCTTCACCCTGTGGGCGCGCGGCCGGCTGCGCCGGGCCGGGGTGCTGCGGCCCGCGCGGGCCCGCGACATCGTCTCGGGCCTGGCGCTCGCGGGTGCGGCCACCGCCGCCTCGCACGCCGTCGCCCGCCGGATCCGCCGGGCCGGAGCCTGA
- a CDS encoding sensor histidine kinase, whose product MSDKARIRTSSAAGARMPGALAQLAVLLRTPAGTAQPLFAQSPQRWQRALPFVVVGLFVVTLLPVTITVLTNDYGMAGGWAGALGVAQTVPLLLAVTRPRSAWAVVLIADTVAAVLLIGADKVAGQSWPWPPMTIVGYLVLMACLGLRESVRPLVAVWLVTGAVGTVLGFSPPADITNTTALLFVLSGVVLVLTGALRGLGDAQQRIVEQESISEAERSRRTLLEERARIARELHDVVAHHMSVITVQADSAPYRVPGMSEPVREEFAAIAASARESLGEMRRLLTVLRGDGAGGADGADGERAPQPGIDRLQQLVEATVRAGQPVELSLAAGAAGAAPPAVDLSAYRIVQEALANVVRHAPGAPTRVSVTVDEDEVLVLVVNGPARGAVVELESSGTGHGLVGMRERVRLTGGTLDTGPLPDGGFRVAARLPLNDPTEDLS is encoded by the coding sequence ATGAGCGACAAAGCCCGCATCCGTACCTCCTCGGCGGCCGGGGCCCGCATGCCCGGTGCGCTGGCGCAGCTCGCCGTATTGCTGCGCACGCCCGCCGGGACGGCGCAGCCCCTGTTCGCGCAGTCGCCCCAGCGGTGGCAGCGGGCGCTGCCGTTCGTCGTCGTCGGCCTCTTCGTCGTCACCCTGCTGCCGGTGACGATCACGGTGCTGACCAACGACTACGGGATGGCCGGCGGCTGGGCGGGCGCGCTGGGCGTGGCGCAGACCGTGCCGCTGCTCCTCGCGGTGACCCGGCCGCGGTCGGCCTGGGCCGTCGTCCTGATCGCCGACACCGTCGCCGCGGTGCTGCTGATCGGTGCCGACAAGGTGGCCGGGCAATCCTGGCCGTGGCCGCCGATGACCATCGTCGGCTATCTGGTGCTGATGGCCTGCCTGGGACTGCGCGAGTCCGTCCGGCCCCTGGTCGCGGTGTGGCTGGTGACCGGCGCCGTAGGTACGGTGCTGGGCTTCTCCCCGCCCGCGGACATCACGAACACCACCGCGCTCCTCTTCGTGCTCAGCGGGGTGGTACTGGTGCTGACGGGCGCGCTGCGGGGGCTCGGCGACGCACAGCAGCGGATCGTCGAGCAGGAGAGCATCAGCGAGGCCGAGCGGTCCCGGCGGACCCTGCTGGAGGAACGGGCCCGGATCGCGCGCGAATTGCACGATGTGGTGGCCCACCACATGTCGGTGATCACCGTGCAGGCCGATTCGGCGCCGTACCGGGTGCCGGGGATGTCGGAGCCGGTACGGGAGGAGTTCGCGGCCATCGCGGCGAGCGCGCGGGAGTCGCTGGGCGAGATGCGGCGGCTGCTGACCGTGCTGCGGGGCGACGGGGCCGGCGGGGCGGACGGCGCCGACGGCGAGCGGGCCCCGCAGCCGGGGATCGACCGGCTCCAGCAGCTGGTGGAGGCGACCGTACGGGCCGGGCAGCCGGTGGAGTTGTCGCTGGCGGCCGGTGCCGCCGGGGCGGCGCCCCCGGCGGTGGACCTGTCGGCGTACCGGATCGTGCAGGAGGCCCTGGCCAATGTGGTGCGCCACGCACCGGGTGCGCCGACCCGGGTCTCGGTGACGGTGGACGAGGACGAGGTCCTCGTGCTCGTGGTCAACGGCCCGGCCCGGGGTGCCGTGGTGGAGCTGGAGAGTTCGGGCACGGGGCACGGTCTGGTGGGGATGCGGGAGCGCGTACGGTTGACCGGCGGGACGCTCGACACCGGCCCGCTGCCCGACGGCGGCTTCCGGGTCGCCGCCCGGCTTCCGTTGAACGACCCGACCGAGGACCTCAGTTGA
- a CDS encoding alpha/beta hydrolase yields the protein MRRFGRTLVTAALAVTVVGGSAGWASGDSQAAVTGPPPGTAAWRADTAAGRPLPDPATATPLEVAAFFAGLDDAARRDLVRSHPLVVGNLDGAPLPLRYEANRIAVTATGEARYASLAAPDRQILAFDPRGRGQVAEVFGDLEHARHVSVIVPGSDNDAATHDARRKPATGPAGMARALREATGGAAGGATGGSTAVVAWIGYTTPVGVGLDAADGRLARAGAARLARFTAGLDAVGAPDPVLFCHSYGSVVCGLAARHTDATDIVALGSPGMRAGTAAALHTDARVWAARGPSDWIADVPNVEFAGVGHGADPTSAAFGARRVPAADVQGHTGYFAPGTQSLAAFAAIAEGAAR from the coding sequence ATGCGCCGCTTCGGAAGGACACTGGTCACCGCCGCACTGGCGGTGACCGTCGTCGGGGGGAGTGCCGGTTGGGCTTCGGGCGACAGCCAGGCGGCGGTCACCGGGCCGCCGCCCGGCACCGCCGCCTGGCGCGCCGACACGGCGGCCGGCCGGCCGCTTCCCGATCCCGCGACCGCGACACCGCTCGAGGTGGCCGCGTTCTTCGCCGGGCTGGACGACGCCGCGCGCCGGGACCTCGTACGGTCCCACCCGCTGGTGGTGGGCAACCTGGACGGGGCTCCGCTCCCCCTGCGGTACGAGGCCAACCGGATCGCCGTCACCGCCACGGGCGAGGCGCGGTACGCCTCCCTCGCCGCGCCGGACCGGCAGATCCTGGCCTTCGACCCGCGCGGCCGGGGCCAGGTCGCCGAGGTGTTCGGGGATCTGGAACACGCACGGCACGTCTCGGTGATCGTGCCGGGTTCCGACAACGACGCGGCCACCCACGACGCCCGGCGCAAGCCCGCCACCGGCCCGGCCGGGATGGCCCGGGCCCTGCGCGAGGCCACCGGCGGGGCGGCCGGCGGGGCCACCGGCGGCTCCACCGCCGTCGTCGCCTGGATCGGCTACACCACCCCGGTCGGCGTCGGCCTGGACGCCGCCGACGGCCGCCTCGCCCGCGCCGGTGCGGCCCGGCTCGCCCGCTTCACCGCGGGTCTCGACGCCGTCGGCGCACCCGACCCGGTGCTGTTCTGCCACAGCTACGGCTCGGTGGTGTGCGGGCTCGCCGCCCGGCACACCGACGCCACCGACATCGTGGCCCTCGGCTCCCCCGGGATGCGCGCCGGCACCGCGGCCGCCCTGCACACCGACGCCCGCGTCTGGGCCGCCCGGGGCCCCTCCGACTGGATCGCCGACGTCCCGAACGTCGAGTTCGCCGGGGTCGGCCACGGCGCCGACCCGACGTCCGCGGCCTTCGGTGCCCGCCGGGTGCCCGCCGCCGACGTCCAGGGCCACACCGGCTACTTCGCGCCCGGCACCCAGTCCTTGGCGGCCTTCGCCGCGATCGCGGAGGGAGCGGCCCGATGA
- a CDS encoding response regulator: MTIRVIIVDDQAMVRAGFAALLSAQADIDVVGEAPDGRQGVQVSRSTHPDVVLMDVRMPEMDGLTAAREILDPPPGVVHRPKVLMLTTFDIDDYVYEALRAGASGFLLKDAPPADLIAAVRVVASGEALLAPSVTRRLIADFVQQRPAPRKDPALRLKGLTPRETEVLELIARGLSNQEIAGHLVLAEQTVKTHIGRVLAKLDLRDRAQAVIFAYEAGLVRPGDSG; the protein is encoded by the coding sequence TTGACCATCCGCGTGATCATCGTCGACGACCAGGCCATGGTGCGGGCCGGGTTCGCCGCGCTGCTGTCGGCGCAGGCCGACATCGATGTGGTGGGCGAGGCCCCCGACGGGCGCCAAGGGGTGCAGGTGTCCCGCTCCACGCACCCCGACGTGGTGCTGATGGACGTGCGGATGCCGGAGATGGACGGGCTGACGGCCGCCCGCGAGATCCTCGATCCCCCGCCCGGGGTGGTGCACCGGCCGAAGGTGCTGATGCTGACCACCTTCGACATCGACGACTACGTGTACGAGGCGCTGCGCGCGGGGGCCTCCGGTTTCCTCCTCAAGGACGCCCCGCCGGCCGATCTGATCGCGGCGGTCCGGGTCGTCGCCTCGGGTGAGGCCCTGCTGGCGCCCTCGGTGACGCGGCGGCTGATCGCGGACTTCGTCCAGCAGCGGCCGGCGCCGCGCAAGGATCCCGCGCTGCGGCTGAAGGGGCTCACGCCGCGCGAGACCGAGGTGCTGGAGCTCATCGCGCGCGGCCTGTCGAACCAGGAGATTGCGGGCCACCTGGTGCTGGCGGAGCAGACGGTGAAGACGCACATCGGCCGGGTGCTGGCCAAGCTCGACCTGCGGGACCGGGCCCAGGCGGTGATCTTCGCGTACGAGGCGGGGCTGGTGCGGCCGGGCGACTCCGGCTGA
- a CDS encoding AMP-binding protein → MTQGSESVRFGKRTTDTVLHRFEQWARDTPGATALIAGTDNLTYGELDVRADRLAHRLLDRDLPPGGVVAVGTARQSELVVALLAVLKAGAAYTVIDVATPQAGRRQLTAAEPVLLLTDTAHRAALDNGSGLPVIRLDERVPIAGPRAAEQPSDRPPGRPAGHTVVPPGRTAALLFTGSAEPRTVTVGHGLLLAAHESWAEVARPTPQDRHLITAGPDVTAFAAGWTRALCSGGALVLSPRAPWKPEDIRAAVRTDRVTVLHTDPAVATRLLIQDAEPGAAAPSGGRAADPACRSLRLLAVSGDRLYLDEQATLQAGLRPGARVLNVYGLAECAGIGTWFELPQLPHPLDDPEEISLLGTPFPGCRVEVSGGEIRLTPPDGGDAVPTGDLGLLREDGLLEFAGRIRDRITLPDGRRLDPYPVESALRSHAGIGSAIVKGVDGPRGPRRMVAYVAPPPEAQTWPARAALPDIEEVRAHLAGKVLREDSPRTVIRLRALPRNAAGREDRDALPLPILPAAAARGAASGSGKYGAGAANPGEMPASCAVGCGGVLGFVALILTDFLWPGSTDLARVPQPWAFLFSVLYLFEVLAFGIGVVFLFGGRARMRRQRRKPSLTVAAHLAVSYLLLAWWPQDNLYRLAAKQDWPQQAALVYTFNVPLMIAGAVVAVYVVARPADPFDFHDPADDRTDR, encoded by the coding sequence ATGACGCAGGGATCCGAGTCCGTACGCTTCGGCAAGCGCACCACCGACACCGTCCTGCACCGCTTCGAGCAGTGGGCCCGGGACACCCCCGGGGCCACGGCACTCATCGCAGGCACGGACAACCTCACCTACGGGGAACTGGACGTGCGGGCCGACCGGCTGGCGCACCGCCTGCTCGACCGCGACCTGCCGCCCGGCGGAGTCGTCGCCGTCGGCACCGCCCGGCAGAGCGAACTGGTCGTCGCCCTCCTCGCCGTCCTCAAGGCCGGCGCGGCCTACACCGTCATCGACGTCGCTACCCCGCAGGCCGGGCGCCGGCAGCTCACCGCCGCCGAACCGGTGCTCCTGCTCACCGACACCGCCCACCGCGCCGCCCTCGACAACGGCAGCGGCCTGCCCGTGATCCGGCTCGACGAGCGGGTCCCGATCGCCGGTCCCCGCGCCGCCGAACAGCCCTCCGACCGACCCCCCGGCCGGCCCGCCGGGCACACCGTCGTCCCGCCCGGCCGCACCGCGGCCCTGCTCTTCACCGGGTCGGCCGAGCCCCGCACGGTCACCGTCGGTCACGGCCTGCTCCTCGCCGCCCACGAGAGCTGGGCCGAAGTGGCCCGGCCGACACCGCAGGACCGGCACCTGATCACGGCCGGACCGGACGTCACCGCCTTCGCCGCGGGCTGGACCCGCGCCCTGTGCTCGGGCGGCGCCCTCGTGCTGTCCCCGCGCGCGCCCTGGAAGCCGGAGGACATCCGTGCGGCCGTCCGGACCGACCGCGTCACCGTCCTGCACACCGACCCGGCCGTTGCCACCCGGCTGCTCATCCAGGACGCCGAACCGGGAGCCGCCGCCCCGTCAGGCGGCCGCGCCGCCGACCCCGCCTGCCGCTCGCTGCGGCTGCTCGCGGTCTCGGGCGACCGGCTCTACCTCGACGAGCAGGCGACGCTCCAGGCCGGGCTCCGCCCCGGCGCACGCGTGCTCAACGTCTACGGGCTCGCCGAGTGCGCGGGCATCGGCACCTGGTTCGAACTGCCGCAACTGCCGCACCCGTTGGACGACCCGGAAGAGATCTCCCTGCTCGGCACCCCGTTCCCCGGCTGCCGCGTCGAGGTGAGCGGCGGCGAGATCCGCCTCACTCCGCCGGACGGCGGCGACGCCGTACCCACCGGCGACCTGGGCCTGCTCCGCGAGGACGGGCTGCTGGAGTTCGCCGGCCGGATCCGGGACCGCATCACCCTGCCCGACGGCCGCCGGCTCGACCCGTACCCCGTCGAGTCCGCCCTCCGCAGCCATGCCGGCATCGGCTCCGCCATCGTCAAGGGGGTCGACGGCCCCCGCGGCCCGCGGCGGATGGTCGCCTACGTGGCCCCGCCGCCCGAAGCACAGACATGGCCCGCCAGGGCCGCGCTGCCGGACATCGAGGAGGTACGCGCCCACCTGGCGGGCAAGGTGCTCCGGGAGGACTCCCCGCGCACCGTGATCCGGCTGCGCGCGCTGCCCCGCAACGCGGCGGGCCGGGAGGACCGGGACGCCCTGCCCCTGCCCATCCTGCCCGCCGCGGCGGCCCGGGGCGCCGCGAGCGGGTCCGGCAAGTACGGGGCGGGCGCCGCGAACCCGGGAGAAATGCCGGCCTCCTGCGCGGTCGGCTGCGGAGGAGTCCTGGGCTTCGTAGCCCTGATCCTCACCGATTTCCTCTGGCCCGGATCGACCGACCTGGCGCGAGTGCCGCAGCCCTGGGCGTTCCTGTTCTCCGTCCTCTACCTCTTCGAGGTCCTCGCCTTCGGCATCGGTGTGGTCTTCCTGTTCGGGGGGCGCGCCCGGATGCGGCGTCAGCGCCGCAAACCCTCCCTCACGGTGGCCGCCCATCTGGCGGTTTCCTACCTGCTGTTGGCCTGGTGGCCGCAGGACAACCTCTACCGGCTGGCGGCCAAACAGGACTGGCCGCAGCAGGCCGCGCTCGTCTACACCTTCAACGTACCGCTGATGATCGCGGGCGCGGTCGTCGCGGTCTACGTCGTCGCCAGGCCCGCCGACCCCTTCGACTTCCACGACCCCGCGGACGACCGGACCGACCGCTGA